In Paenibacillus sp. BIC5C1, a genomic segment contains:
- a CDS encoding LacI family DNA-binding transcriptional regulator yields MTPITIYDIAKEANVSVSTVSRVLNDTAPVRASTREKIMSIIEKHQFQPNAQARSLIKKETGTIAIILPDITNPFFPEVFWGAENEARGLGYTFFLCNTAGDYNRESEYLSILREKRVDGIIFLGGRINMQVCPDEMAQELIDMGKRMPIVLVNGNIAKGGFHRVYTDEGAGAVLAAEHLLELGHRDIAFVGGLKELSTTMVKVKAIQKKLREHGLEIPKERQLLGSFSIEDGKREMSKLLDRGNPPTAVICVNDYTAIGAIKATIEHGLSIPKDISIVGFDDTPLASAVIPELTTVSQNTYQLGKLAVDKLHELINQGNPKKQTILQPELVVRQSTGPAPR; encoded by the coding sequence ATGACACCGATTACCATATATGACATCGCCAAAGAAGCGAACGTATCCGTATCCACGGTCTCCCGTGTGCTGAATGATACGGCACCTGTGCGTGCAAGCACAAGGGAGAAGATCATGTCCATCATTGAAAAACATCAGTTCCAACCCAACGCGCAGGCGCGCAGTCTGATTAAGAAAGAGACGGGAACCATTGCAATCATCCTGCCAGACATTACGAATCCGTTCTTCCCGGAAGTGTTTTGGGGGGCTGAGAACGAGGCACGTGGATTAGGATATACATTCTTCCTGTGCAATACGGCCGGGGATTACAACCGGGAGTCCGAGTATCTTTCCATTTTGCGTGAGAAGCGGGTAGATGGCATTATTTTTCTCGGTGGGCGAATTAACATGCAGGTCTGTCCGGATGAGATGGCTCAGGAATTGATTGATATGGGCAAACGCATGCCGATCGTACTGGTCAATGGCAATATTGCCAAAGGCGGATTCCATCGGGTGTACACGGATGAAGGGGCCGGGGCTGTTTTGGCTGCTGAACATTTACTCGAACTGGGACATCGGGATATTGCTTTTGTAGGCGGTTTGAAGGAGTTGTCCACCACGATGGTTAAGGTCAAAGCCATTCAGAAAAAACTGCGTGAGCATGGACTCGAAATTCCGAAAGAGCGTCAACTGCTTGGAAGCTTCTCCATTGAAGATGGCAAACGGGAGATGTCTAAGCTGCTGGACCGTGGAAACCCTCCAACTGCGGTGATCTGTGTGAACGACTACACGGCGATTGGTGCGATTAAGGCTACCATTGAGCATGGCTTATCGATACCAAAGGATATTTCCATTGTTGGTTTTGATGATACACCGCTCGCCAGTGCCGTTATACCAGAACTGACGACTGTGTCCCAGAATACGTATCAGTTGGGCAAGCTGGCGGTGGACAAGCTGCATGAACTGATTAATCAGGGTAATCCGAAGAAACAGACCATTTTGCAACCAGAGCTTGTTGTCCGCCAAAGTACTGGCCCCGCACCACGATAA
- a CDS encoding iron-sulfur cluster biosynthesis family protein translates to MNDVMIIQVSPLAESRLNAMLGDRPGYFKLFYDTDGCGCDGTAVLLIVNEPDSDDIRIESDSLPFLINKQQQIYFEPCLRLQSENSFPSYRLSSDSMIYGNHVKAHDLRDTADTSPQPLSWFVR, encoded by the coding sequence GTGAACGACGTTATGATCATTCAGGTCAGTCCGCTGGCAGAATCAAGACTTAACGCGATGCTGGGAGATCGGCCGGGCTATTTCAAGCTGTTTTATGACACCGATGGATGCGGATGTGATGGTACTGCTGTGCTTCTGATCGTTAACGAGCCGGACAGTGATGACATTCGGATTGAATCCGATTCGCTTCCTTTCCTTATCAACAAACAGCAACAGATTTATTTCGAGCCTTGCCTTCGCCTGCAATCAGAGAACAGTTTCCCTTCCTACCGATTGAGCAGTGATTCCATGATATACGGCAATCATGTCAAAGCCCATGATCTTCGGGATACCGCAGACACTTCGCCGCAGCCGCTCAGTTGGTTCGTACGATAA
- a CDS encoding carbohydrate ABC transporter permease produces the protein MSNPSTVEKTISYIFLILVGVLLASPFLYMISIALASDATTVKSAFTFIPLEFQWSNFYTIFTNNNLGTYLKNSVIITVITIIGSVLSASVVSYGFARIKARGSRFLFIVLLSTMMIPGEVTMVPQFIIFRHLDWINTFYPLIVPSFFAGAFNVFLIRQFVMSIPRSLDEAAMIDGMGHPGIYWKIIMPLTYPILAAIAIFSFSYNWGNFMGPLIYINDPEKMPLALGVQLLTTVGGGQMPPWNLVMIASLFLTIPMVLVYLFGQRFVYEANISGGSSGIK, from the coding sequence ATGAGTAATCCATCCACTGTAGAGAAAACGATATCCTACATTTTTCTGATTCTGGTCGGGGTGCTGCTGGCTTCCCCTTTCCTGTACATGATCTCCATCGCACTGGCGAGTGACGCTACAACCGTGAAATCAGCCTTTACCTTCATACCGCTCGAATTCCAATGGTCCAATTTCTACACGATCTTCACGAATAATAATCTGGGTACGTATTTGAAAAACTCAGTCATTATTACCGTCATTACCATTATCGGGTCGGTGTTGTCAGCTTCGGTCGTATCTTACGGTTTCGCTCGGATCAAGGCGAGAGGCAGTCGGTTCCTGTTCATTGTACTGCTTAGTACGATGATGATTCCGGGCGAGGTGACGATGGTGCCGCAGTTCATCATCTTCCGCCATCTGGATTGGATCAATACATTCTATCCACTGATCGTGCCGAGTTTTTTCGCCGGAGCATTCAACGTATTTCTCATTCGGCAGTTCGTCATGAGTATTCCAAGGTCGCTTGATGAAGCGGCGATGATCGACGGTATGGGACATCCGGGAATCTACTGGAAGATCATTATGCCACTCACCTATCCGATACTTGCCGCCATCGCCATTTTCTCGTTTTCCTACAACTGGGGGAACTTCATGGGGCCGCTCATTTACATCAATGATCCGGAGAAAATGCCACTGGCACTCGGTGTTCAGCTTCTGACCACGGTCGGTGGCGGACAGATGCCGCCATGGAACCTCGTTATGATTGCTTCCCTGTTCCTGACCATTCCGATGGTATTGGTATATCTGTTCGGACAGCGTTTTGTCTATGAAGCGAATATCAGTGGCGGCAGCAGCGGGATCAAGTAA
- a CDS encoding carbohydrate ABC transporter permease gives MRKKDGKWFYIFISPWLIGFLGLTLGPILFSIYMSFTNWDLFQSPEFIGIDNYKNLLTDDPIFWKSVGNTFFYALISIPLGMSISLWIAYYLNKKIKGITFFRILFYLPSVVPVVASSLLFIHLLAPTEGLINQALAIFGIQGPAWLLDPNWVKPALILMSLWGVGGGVVLLLAGMKGIPQELYEAAAIDGAKSSQSFFHITFPMLTPVIFFNLVTGMIGALQTFAQVFIVTAGGPDNASQMVVPYLFQNAFQFYKMGYASAIAWVLFIIIMALTLVVFRSSALWVHYEEGKANE, from the coding sequence GTGAGAAAAAAGGACGGGAAATGGTTTTATATCTTCATCTCGCCTTGGCTGATTGGATTTCTTGGACTTACCCTGGGTCCGATCCTGTTTTCCATCTACATGAGCTTCACCAATTGGGATCTGTTCCAGTCTCCTGAATTCATCGGTATAGACAATTACAAAAACCTGTTGACCGATGACCCGATCTTCTGGAAATCCGTAGGCAATACCTTCTTCTACGCACTAATATCGATTCCGCTGGGCATGTCCATCTCGCTCTGGATTGCGTATTACCTCAACAAAAAAATCAAAGGTATTACTTTCTTCCGCATCCTGTTCTATCTGCCATCTGTCGTTCCGGTGGTTGCAAGCTCACTGCTCTTCATCCATCTGCTTGCACCAACGGAAGGTTTGATTAACCAGGCGCTTGCCATTTTCGGCATTCAAGGTCCTGCTTGGCTGCTTGATCCGAACTGGGTTAAACCAGCCTTGATCCTCATGTCGCTATGGGGCGTCGGGGGCGGCGTGGTACTGCTGCTGGCGGGTATGAAAGGTATTCCTCAGGAGCTGTACGAGGCCGCCGCCATCGATGGGGCGAAGAGCTCACAATCGTTCTTTCACATTACATTTCCGATGCTGACTCCCGTCATCTTCTTCAATCTCGTCACCGGGATGATCGGGGCGCTCCAGACGTTCGCACAGGTATTCATCGTTACAGCAGGTGGACCGGACAATGCCAGTCAGATGGTTGTTCCTTACCTGTTCCAGAATGCGTTCCAGTTCTACAAAATGGGATATGCATCAGCCATTGCCTGGGTGCTGTTCATCATCATCATGGCGTTGACCCTGGTTGTGTTCCGTTCGTCGGCGCTATGGGTGCATTACGAGGAGGGAAAAGCAAATGAGTAA
- a CDS encoding glycoside hydrolase family 30 protein — translation MDNNKGPFNNDNNTHHKQRRWRSRSYILMGVALIALLAGGGIIINHFANESSKTVAFQGEPIHLKLEQSYDHFEGWGTSLAWWANDLGGWKDQAKVSEVMDLVFDAEKGLGLNIVRYNIGGEENPDMKALRPGGDVPGFQPEPGVWDWEADAGQRAVLQGSLERGVNIAEAFSNSPPYWMTISGSVTGAVDGSNNLREDQYDAFADYLTEVVKHYRDEWGITFRTLDPLNEPSSDWWKKGNMQEGSHFTNEKQAEIIKKVAASLKSKGLDGTVISAADDNSIDETVHNFSLYDQDTLDVIDQINTHSYNGSKMEELRMLAERYGKKLWMSEYGTGGSEPHSHEDMTSVQELAERIMFDLKIMQPSAWVYWQAVEDEGANNNWGFIHANFNGEEQYEMTKQYYGMAQFTKFIRPGATIIPTDDGRTLAAYDAEQKRLVLVIRNELSAGTTAFELGEFEYSSTSTAQVYQTSPDRNMEQLEDVPVYANGLEVSTVDNSITTVVLEGVTLQAN, via the coding sequence ATGGATAACAACAAGGGCCCTTTCAACAATGACAACAATACTCATCACAAGCAGCGCAGGTGGCGCAGCCGGAGTTACATCCTGATGGGTGTAGCCCTGATCGCGCTCCTTGCGGGAGGAGGGATTATCATCAATCATTTTGCCAATGAATCATCCAAAACGGTTGCATTCCAAGGTGAGCCGATACATCTGAAGCTGGAGCAATCCTATGATCATTTTGAAGGCTGGGGTACGTCGCTTGCGTGGTGGGCCAACGATCTTGGAGGATGGAAAGATCAAGCCAAGGTCAGTGAAGTAATGGATCTGGTGTTTGATGCAGAGAAAGGGCTAGGTCTGAACATTGTTCGCTACAATATTGGCGGCGAGGAGAATCCCGACATGAAGGCGCTTCGGCCAGGAGGAGATGTTCCCGGGTTCCAGCCTGAACCTGGCGTGTGGGACTGGGAGGCAGATGCAGGACAACGTGCCGTATTACAAGGATCTCTGGAACGTGGGGTCAATATTGCCGAAGCGTTCTCCAATTCACCCCCTTACTGGATGACGATCAGCGGCTCGGTTACGGGTGCTGTAGATGGCAGCAACAATCTGCGAGAGGATCAGTACGATGCATTTGCCGATTATCTAACCGAGGTCGTGAAGCATTATCGCGATGAGTGGGGCATTACATTCCGTACACTTGACCCACTTAATGAACCTTCCTCGGATTGGTGGAAGAAAGGCAACATGCAGGAAGGCAGTCATTTTACCAATGAGAAACAGGCCGAGATTATCAAGAAGGTTGCGGCATCACTCAAAAGTAAAGGGCTGGACGGTACGGTCATCAGTGCTGCGGACGATAATAGCATTGACGAGACGGTGCACAATTTCAGCCTGTATGATCAGGATACGCTGGATGTGATCGACCAGATTAACACGCACTCCTATAATGGAAGCAAAATGGAAGAGCTGCGGATGTTGGCCGAGCGGTATGGCAAGAAACTGTGGATGTCCGAGTATGGGACAGGTGGCAGCGAACCGCATAGTCATGAGGACATGACTTCTGTGCAGGAGCTTGCGGAGCGCATCATGTTCGATCTGAAAATCATGCAGCCTTCTGCCTGGGTGTATTGGCAGGCCGTTGAAGATGAAGGTGCCAACAATAACTGGGGCTTCATACATGCCAATTTTAATGGAGAAGAGCAGTACGAGATGACAAAACAGTATTATGGCATGGCCCAGTTTACGAAATTCATCCGTCCAGGTGCAACGATTATTCCAACAGATGATGGGCGAACACTGGCTGCTTACGATGCAGAACAGAAGAGACTGGTGCTGGTGATTCGCAATGAGTTATCTGCCGGAACCACAGCATTTGAACTTGGGGAGTTTGAATACAGCAGTACTTCTACAGCACAGGTGTACCAGACGTCACCGGATCGCAATATGGAGCAGCTTGAAGATGTTCCGGTATATGCCAATGGATTGGAAGTATCGACTGTGGACAATTCTATCACCACGGTGGTATTGGAGGGCGTAACGTTGCAGGCGAACTGA
- a CDS encoding beta-galactosidase — protein MTEKSSLLLQEQEKNIDTGTEHSARSELTYDQRSFIMNGERVFLNSATIHYFRMPREEWREVLMKAKLAGMNCIDTYFAWNVHEPEEGQWSFEGDNDCGAFLDLCAELGMYVITRPGPFICAEWDFGGFPYWLETKQGIKFRQNNEAYLHYVDLYFDRIIPIIRERQLSAGGTVILVQVENEYGYLMDDAAASAHMNHLRDSLLQRGIDVPLITCVGGAEGTIEGANFWSGADGHYAKLREKQPDTPKIVTEFWTGWFENWGGPSAIQKTAPLFEKRMMEILRTGYTGISHYMFYGGTNFGGYGGRTVGSSDIFMITSYDYDAPLNEYGRGTAKYAVAKTLSYFVDAFGALLMETEEVPAEQIKVRHPQGVSVRGRSKGSEKIWFLESRKEERETFHVTLEEGRTIPVALNPGQIIPILDRVEIAQNVYLTGGTMITGNEVVNGKLTLFIVAEAGQRSVIELETNVLNVQGSSMQVLVERDQLNGAYRFELVHFCEPGIIHLEASGVLIRFVVLDKATMDRTWRINGGGGAKQLRYAIGFDDVDVSLSGQVTGMISDPNRNILLLGSWADGERSLTGHEFIYGEANDSQSVVQDEHVQESSPENQYALFTTPPMPPKLSDSPELSRVTLTAEQRASNGQPEHFSQYGQDFGYLLYECDFDRSEEGITTLILPDLQDTTRIYVNRVEQALVRQVGAAGVQVQTTKGKNTLQVLVQHMGRLNFSPYLGESKGLTGSVYIGGSVQDIRRNWHTEHGVVHLDEVNHLEDAPLLSRSFTLDGMDRGILVGAVSQGLRINGMDVPMEGYQNWFSFNTLDLSLYLRHGEINTLEMPYSRTPLNRLELILYRSENELKDWRMAGTDALLPRQWGLYEPPNVSGHLDTYRQDADYSGNWNAMSVGNGSYGQPVWYRWRFSKSAVPEHFRVNLMLRLTGMSKGKIHLNGHHLGRYWQIGPQEDYKIPVSWLQDENELLLFDEEGRTPERVRFLYDNLSQYPWGVVE, from the coding sequence TTGACAGAGAAATCATCCCTTTTGCTTCAGGAGCAGGAGAAGAATATAGATACCGGCACTGAGCATAGTGCTCGATCTGAACTGACTTATGATCAGCGCAGCTTCATCATGAATGGAGAACGAGTATTTCTGAACAGTGCCACCATTCATTATTTCCGCATGCCAAGGGAGGAATGGCGGGAGGTTCTAATGAAGGCGAAGTTGGCAGGCATGAATTGCATTGATACCTATTTTGCCTGGAACGTGCACGAGCCGGAGGAAGGACAATGGTCGTTCGAAGGAGACAATGATTGCGGTGCCTTTCTGGACCTGTGTGCAGAGTTGGGCATGTATGTAATCACGAGGCCGGGTCCGTTTATTTGCGCAGAATGGGATTTTGGCGGCTTTCCGTATTGGTTGGAAACGAAGCAGGGAATCAAGTTCCGGCAAAATAATGAAGCCTATCTGCATTATGTAGATTTGTATTTTGACCGAATCATTCCAATCATTCGTGAGCGCCAGCTATCTGCCGGAGGCACTGTTATTCTCGTGCAGGTCGAGAACGAATACGGCTATCTGATGGATGATGCAGCAGCAAGTGCCCATATGAACCACCTTCGGGACAGCCTGCTTCAGCGAGGGATTGACGTTCCGCTTATCACCTGTGTAGGGGGCGCGGAGGGAACGATTGAAGGGGCCAACTTCTGGTCAGGTGCTGACGGGCATTATGCGAAGCTGCGGGAGAAACAGCCGGATACACCGAAGATCGTTACGGAATTTTGGACGGGATGGTTCGAGAATTGGGGTGGGCCCTCTGCCATTCAGAAGACGGCGCCACTATTTGAGAAACGTATGATGGAAATTCTTCGCACAGGTTACACCGGAATCAGTCATTACATGTTCTACGGCGGAACCAACTTTGGCGGATACGGTGGCAGAACCGTGGGCAGCAGCGATATTTTCATGATTACCTCCTACGATTATGATGCACCGCTGAACGAGTACGGGCGGGGAACGGCCAAGTATGCCGTAGCCAAGACGTTATCCTATTTTGTCGATGCATTTGGCGCATTGCTGATGGAGACGGAGGAAGTACCAGCAGAGCAGATCAAGGTCCGTCATCCGCAAGGCGTTTCTGTACGAGGCAGGTCTAAAGGTAGCGAGAAGATATGGTTCTTGGAGAGTCGCAAAGAGGAGCGCGAGACGTTTCACGTCACGCTGGAGGAAGGCCGGACAATTCCCGTTGCCCTGAACCCAGGGCAGATTATTCCGATACTGGACAGGGTAGAGATTGCCCAGAATGTATACCTGACAGGTGGCACGATGATTACGGGCAATGAAGTGGTGAACGGAAAATTGACCCTGTTCATCGTTGCGGAGGCGGGACAGCGTTCAGTTATAGAACTGGAGACAAACGTCTTGAATGTACAGGGCAGCAGCATGCAAGTACTGGTTGAACGTGATCAGTTAAACGGAGCTTATCGGTTCGAACTGGTACATTTCTGTGAGCCAGGCATCATTCATCTGGAGGCAAGTGGTGTCCTCATTCGGTTCGTGGTTCTGGACAAGGCAACGATGGATCGCACGTGGAGAATCAATGGAGGGGGAGGCGCGAAACAGTTGCGTTACGCAATCGGATTCGATGATGTAGATGTCTCCCTATCCGGGCAGGTCACGGGTATGATCTCTGATCCGAATCGGAATATTTTACTTCTCGGGAGTTGGGCGGATGGTGAACGGTCGTTGACTGGACATGAGTTCATATACGGAGAAGCAAACGATTCACAGAGTGTTGTACAGGATGAACATGTTCAGGAGTCATCCCCAGAAAATCAGTATGCTCTGTTCACCACGCCGCCAATGCCACCGAAACTGTCGGATTCCCCTGAGCTGTCTCGTGTGACTTTGACAGCGGAACAGCGTGCTTCGAATGGTCAACCAGAGCATTTTTCCCAGTACGGACAGGATTTCGGGTATCTGTTATACGAGTGCGACTTCGACCGTTCGGAGGAAGGAATCACCACCCTTATTCTGCCGGATCTCCAGGATACGACCAGAATTTATGTTAATCGTGTAGAGCAGGCACTGGTTCGTCAAGTTGGTGCAGCGGGTGTTCAGGTGCAGACGACCAAAGGAAAGAATACACTTCAGGTGCTGGTACAGCATATGGGCAGGCTGAATTTTTCTCCTTATTTGGGTGAAAGCAAAGGCCTAACAGGATCTGTATACATCGGTGGTTCCGTTCAGGATATACGCCGGAATTGGCATACGGAGCATGGGGTGGTGCATCTCGATGAAGTGAATCATCTTGAGGATGCCCCACTTCTGAGCAGAAGCTTTACGCTGGATGGCATGGACCGTGGGATTCTCGTTGGAGCGGTGAGCCAGGGATTGCGCATTAATGGCATGGATGTGCCAATGGAAGGGTATCAGAACTGGTTTTCGTTCAACACATTGGATCTTTCCCTTTATTTGCGGCATGGAGAGATCAATACGCTGGAGATGCCTTATAGCAGAACGCCGCTGAATCGGCTGGAACTGATCCTTTACCGGAGTGAAAATGAGCTGAAGGATTGGCGCATGGCAGGTACGGATGCCCTGCTTCCACGACAATGGGGATTATATGAGCCACCGAACGTTTCAGGTCATCTCGATACCTATCGGCAGGATGCGGACTATAGTGGCAATTGGAATGCCATGTCGGTGGGCAATGGTTCGTACGGTCAACCTGTCTGGTACCGCTGGCGTTTTTCCAAGTCAGCTGTGCCCGAACACTTCCGAGTGAACCTGATGCTTCGTCTTACCGGGATGAGCAAGGGAAAAATTCATCTGAACGGGCACCATCTGGGACGTTATTGGCAGATCGGTCCGCAAGAGGATTACAAAATTCCGGTATCCTGGCTGCAGGATGAGAATGAATTGCTGTTATTTGATGAGGAAGGTCGAACGCCAGAACGGGTGCGTTTCTTGTATGATAACTTGTCCCAGTATCCATGGGGTGTGGTTGAGTAA
- a CDS encoding ABC transporter substrate-binding protein, producing MRKSLKVISLLMLVMVMGLTACSKGDSGAAGGKVDLSMTIWGSEDEKKIYQERLDIVKQTYPEINVKLNVVAGDYDQKVQTMIAGGTAPDIMMIAENYQAYASKNQIVPLDDMIQANNVNMSERYSDDIANLMKFDGKQFGMPDRAGAMVLFYNKDLFDKAGVEYPTKEWTQEDLLAAAQKLTVKENGKTVQWGYYPGSWWPQWMQLIYQNGGSLFDESGKPTFNTEPVRKALQFMNDLTFTHGVGPTPTEIADMGNIGADPLFAQGKIAMETTGFWNIGSLAKVEGINWDISPIWGETNAFFNGFTITNASKHKEEAFKIIEALTTPEAQLPMIKAGQDAPATKAGLSSDEFLNAEYGGKKINMAAFSESTIYAEPFNPQWNEMMKLINDKLGVYFNNKASLDDTVTEIQSGLERIYK from the coding sequence ATGAGAAAAAGTTTAAAGGTCATTTCGTTATTGATGCTGGTCATGGTAATGGGGCTAACAGCCTGCAGCAAGGGTGACAGCGGTGCAGCTGGCGGTAAGGTCGATCTGAGCATGACGATCTGGGGCTCAGAGGACGAGAAGAAGATTTACCAGGAGAGACTCGACATTGTGAAGCAGACCTATCCCGAGATTAATGTGAAACTGAACGTCGTTGCCGGGGACTATGACCAAAAGGTTCAGACAATGATCGCCGGAGGTACCGCACCGGACATCATGATGATTGCCGAGAACTATCAGGCGTACGCCTCCAAAAACCAAATTGTTCCGCTGGATGACATGATTCAGGCCAACAATGTGAACATGTCAGAGCGTTATTCTGACGACATCGCCAACCTGATGAAATTCGATGGTAAACAGTTCGGAATGCCTGACCGCGCAGGAGCAATGGTGCTTTTTTACAACAAAGACCTGTTCGACAAGGCCGGGGTGGAATATCCAACCAAGGAATGGACCCAGGAAGACCTGCTCGCTGCTGCTCAGAAGCTGACAGTGAAGGAGAATGGCAAAACGGTTCAATGGGGGTACTACCCAGGCAGCTGGTGGCCACAATGGATGCAGTTGATCTACCAAAACGGTGGTTCCCTGTTCGATGAGAGCGGCAAACCAACCTTTAATACCGAACCTGTACGTAAAGCACTGCAATTCATGAATGATCTGACTTTCACGCATGGTGTGGGACCAACGCCAACGGAGATTGCCGACATGGGAAATATCGGTGCTGACCCATTGTTCGCCCAGGGCAAGATTGCGATGGAGACGACGGGATTCTGGAATATCGGTTCACTTGCCAAGGTGGAAGGCATCAATTGGGACATTTCTCCGATATGGGGTGAAACGAACGCGTTCTTCAATGGCTTCACAATTACGAATGCGTCCAAACATAAGGAAGAGGCATTCAAAATCATAGAAGCGCTGACCACACCAGAAGCACAATTACCGATGATCAAAGCGGGCCAGGATGCTCCGGCAACGAAAGCAGGCCTGTCCAGCGATGAGTTCCTGAATGCAGAATATGGCGGCAAGAAAATCAACATGGCTGCTTTCAGTGAGTCCACCATTTATGCCGAGCCGTTCAATCCGCAATGGAATGAAATGATGAAGCTCATTAACGACAAGCTGGGTGTCTACTTCAACAATAAAGCCTCACTGGATGATACCGTGACTGAAATTCAGAGTGGACTGGAAAGAATCTACAAATAG